Proteins found in one Aspergillus puulaauensis MK2 DNA, chromosome 8, nearly complete sequence genomic segment:
- a CDS encoding mitochondrial 37S ribosomal protein mS45 (COG:S;~EggNog:ENOG410PPA3;~InterPro:IPR021036;~PFAM:PF12298) has product MPPRIQSQRVSNSLLPYLSSPSASSTTRIPLSSSSCSPSPSSSRSFSSTQYTQTQRRREMISWLQGEGARLKTHTPGQPNYLSTRRGPPGLPSRQPFPQNPAFVSESILSEELRNEIYQQVVVRKKSIRAVSAEMGVDMRRVAAVCRLVEIEKRWRQQGKPLALPYARSVHEMIATTPLYEDARSRRERPHESINDLPSHRLTDAQIFYPVSESRHFTRSDAGRVFSAAPARLHGVVAKEVANPDETVSRITQNPSKIETVGKGADEQPVLQAADVRIPHPYLVAYERDREARPEERNKVFKAHAERLEKEEAAEKERKRFAEERRERNMSHVKPESSRFEFRINDVAVSRETTGTDGRGHKAPGRRYGVPSYERKKGQVKIPTRVVV; this is encoded by the exons ATGCCTCCCCGGATACAATCGCAGCGTGTCTCCAATTCCCTTCTCCCGTAcctttcctctccttcagCCTCCTCTACCACTAGAATCCCcctctcatcctcatcatgctctccttcgccttcctcttcccGTTCATTCTCCTCAACACAATACACACAAACGCAACGACGAAGGGAAATGATCTCGTGGCTTCAAGGCGAAGGAGCCAGGCTTAAAACCCACACTCCGGGCCAACCCAACTACCTCTCCACTAGAAGAGGCCCACCGGGTTTGCCGTCTCGACAACCATTCCCCCAAAACCCAGCTTTCGTCAGTGAGAGCATCTTGAGTGAGGAATTGCGAAATGAAATCTACCAGcaggtggtggtgaggaagaagagcattcGTGCTGTCAGCGCGGAGATGGGGGTTGATATGAGGAGAGTTGCGGCCGTGTGTCGATTAgttgagattgagaaacGGTGGCGGCAACAG GGGAAACCATTGGCACTGCCATATGCCCGCTCAGTCCATGAAATGATCGCAACAACTCCGTTGTACGAAGACGCTCGTTCCCGACGCGAGAGACCCCACGAGTCAATTAACgacctcccctcccaccgCCTTACCGATGCACAAATCTTCTACCCCGTTTCTGAGTCCCGCCACTTCACCCGTTCTGATGCTGGTCGCGTATTCTCTGCTGCCCCAGCTCGCCTGCACGGCGTGGTTGCTAAGGAGGTAGCCAACCCGGATGAGACCGTAAGCCGCATCACACAGAACCCATCGAAAATCGAAACTGTTGGCAAGGGTGCAGACGAGCAGCCTGTGCTCCAGGCTGCCGACGTGCGTATTCCTCACCCATACCTCGTCGCCTACGAGCGTGACCGCGAAGCTCGGCCAGAGGAACGCAATAAAGTTTTCAAGGCTCACGCCGAGCgccttgagaaggaagaggccgCCGAGAAGGAACGCAAGCGTTTCGCCGAGGAGCGTCGTGAGCGCAACATGTCCCATGTCAAGCCCGAATCCTCCCGCTTCGAGTTCCGCATCAATGATGTCGCCGTGAGCAGGGAGACCACTGGCACCGATGGCCGTGGCCATAAAGCTCCCGGCCGGAGATACGGTGTGCCCAGCTACGAGCGAAAGAAGGGCCAGGTCAAGATCCCCACGCGCGTGGTGGTCTAA